The genomic DNA CCTTCGGAGTTGCAAAGGAACTACATGTTTAGTCTACTCGTACCCTTTCTAAATATATAGATAATAATGTTGGATTTTATGGAAATTACTTTGACGATGTTGAGTTTTGAGATGATTTTATTGGATTTTGTGGAAACTATCTTAGGGATATCTATTATGCTAGATTTTGTGATAGTTATTATATTGGATTTTATGATAGCAGTACTGTTTTGTGATGGCTATTAAAGAATTATCATTATATAGTTGATGTCTTTTGCTTGAGAAAGTAAAACGGTTGGTTGCTTATACCTCATTTAATTTGTGATTTGAAGAATGTTGAGCATTTTGTCATTTAATTACATTCATTTGGGCATAAAATTATGATTGCTTATAGAAGTAAACCACTTTTGAAATAACAATTATTTTAAGAAAATGTGATTTGATTACATGCCTATGAATGCAAATATCCATATTGCTTGCTAATTTTGATACACTACAAAATTGTTTCACTATGGCTGTATATAGGTGTATAAGAAACCGCTGTAAATAAATTGACAAAAAACTGCTCTATCTCATGCTGATAATAATTCTCAACATAATGGCCGTTCGCATTAGAGAAAGTATTTAAGGGCAATCATATATTTACTGTGCTGTCATTTCAAATGGTAAGTTAATAATACTAAGCAATGGTATTAACGCAATTATGGTCTATATAAATTTTAAAGGGATCTCTAGTTATTAAGAATAGTAAATAATAACTCCAGTGTATTTTAAAGgcaaataaaataattatcttATAGAAATATTATGatttattttaaggataaatatgatatttattatatttatatttttaaatctttgGCAAATTAAATGATgatattaaaatcatatttaatcagaatttataaataaaataataatattaaaataattaaatctattcTCATTTCCATTTAAATCTACTATCAAATCtacttctatttttatttttagttctgCGCCAAACCAAACGCttcttcgtttttttttttttgttaatgacGAATTGCCGGCGGTGCTTGATCCAGACATCGACCGCCACTTTGACGCTGCAAGATCTCAATCCCTCGTTATTTCCGCCAGAAACGCACTCAATCCACGGAATAATACGTGGCCTATTTAGCTGCGTAACGCACGCCAACCTCCCGCTTTATTTTGGTAATAACCCGCAAATCGAACCGAACATTTACCCACCCCTCCACCCACCCACCGCATCATTTGAAATCAGCACTACTGTTATCCCGTGGGCCCCTTTCAAATCCCAGTAACCTACTCGGGTACAGCAACCCTGTATTTCCATTCTATTTCATTCATGACGTACGCACTTCCCACTAGTGTCTTTCACGATTGAGCACACGACCTAACACACGACCAAGGTTCAGCGACCGTTCGTAAGCCAAATCGCGACGGACGTCGTTTCTGGTATTGCGCTTtgttttttcattcttttttctcttctctctcttatTCCGAAGCCAATGCGCCTCCCCCCGCTACACGAGAACCGATcgtcgcctcctcctcctccgcctcccaaaaatcaaaataaaacagaaaaattaataaataataaaaaaactcgGCAAAGGAGCATGACGATGATGGCGGTGAAGGGACGAACCCTAAACAGAAGtcagaagagaagagcttgatcTCCGTCGACCACCGCTGACGTTGATCATGAAGAGGAGGACCTCCCTCGGCCTCGTCGCCCTGTTCACCGCCCTCGCCCTCGTCGTCACCATCAATCTCGAATTCGAGCGCATCAAGGTATGACTTGCACTCCCCATTGCTTTGCTCCTTCCTCCCTTGCTCATGTCGGTGGCGCcgtttctttctcttctcttcactTCTCAGGTGGATGCGCAGCGTGCCCAGCCTGTCGTGGCCTCCAAGGTATGAACGTCATGCGCTTTCTTTTGTTTCGTGTGTTTTGGCGTTTCAGCATCTTGATGGTGTTGGTATGGGTGGCAGGGTTCGTGGAGGAGCGTGCTCCAGGGCTTGCCCCACGGCATCGTCGAATCCTCCTCTGATTTGGAGTTCAAATCTCTGTGGCAGAGTTCCTCTTCTGGTTCTAGAGTAATTTCACTGTATCTCTTTTATGGctgttagagttttttttttttttagatctgATTCTTTacctcttttctttatttttcatattaaagAACCTTCCATTAATTCTACGAACAGTTCTATGGCCAGTAGGCGGTTATGAGATTTTGGTTGCACTCAGTTGAGTTTGTCTTGTATTGATGGGGACACACAATGAATGATCTATATTTGTAAGAGTTGCTGTGCCTCATACTAAGCAGGACTGCCAGCATGAGCATATGAACAATTTATAGTGAAACAATCGGGACATGCGCTTCCCTGTTTGGTTGCGACACGTGACTTTGTAATTTTGGTCCATATTTGCCTCTAGTACCGTCCATGAGTTATGGATCTGTAAAAATTACTAACCACTACCTCTGTTTCTACCATGTAAACTGTTCATAATCCATCTTCTGTTTAGTTGGCTCTTGCAAATATGTTAATTGACACATTGACTTTCCTATTaaagatattttgatatttgTGCATGGGAATACTGTTTCTAAGCCAATTTTATCAGCAGATTACTGTGATTTAGTCTCTTTTACGCTGACATCCCTGTTGGCTTCTAGATATGCCTAGCTTATATGATAACTAGAAGCAACTATACTTTATATTTTAATCATGAATATGTTATTATTTAAATGAAGATTATTGTTCTTCATGTTACTCATTTCAGTgatgttatttttctttcaaatacTTTCATTTTCTTATACTTACTATTTTAACCAAGTGGATTGCATTAGATAGCAGTGGAGAACACTAATCACAGCTATTCAACACTCTTGGCAATGGCTGTTGGGATTTCACAGAAAAAAAATGTGGATGCCACTGTTCGTAGAGTAAGCATCCAATGCAGAACATTTTTGCTTAATCTAAAAGAGGGATGTAATAGAATGCTTTGTTTCTTGATTGATACAACTCtagtattatttttgaatgttttaTTTCTCAGTTTTTACTAGGAAATTGCTCCATAATACTCTTCCACTATGATGGAAATACGGATGGTTGGTGTGATCTTGAGTGGAATGACAAAGCATTACACATAGTTGCTCGTAACCAGACAAAATGGTATgaattgttctttttttttcctttttatgaaAAATGCAACTAAGAAACAATGGCTTTTGTGTGTTGTGTAGTTTCTCCGAAACATAGTTCCTCTCTAATTTGTAGTTTCTTTTCTTTGCCATGTTTATTTTAGGAAAAATTACTTTTTTCCCCTAAATGATGGGATTCGTACCAATTTTGTTAGCAACTTTGAGTTGTATTAATACCAAAGTTTAAAAGTATCATTCCATGCTGGGGTATTTGCCCTTTATTGAAGTAATACGGTTTCAACACTATGTTGTGTAGATGCTAGGTATACTTTGGTACACATTGAAGTGTACAAAAGAGTGCCGAGGTGAATTTAAGTTGGTATACTCACTTGATCatttttcacatatattttctacttcttataaatttatatcaATTAGCTAGTTGAATTAATAatgatttatgtttattttttatttttacttcaaTGCATATCAAAATGGATATAATCTTATGATCTTCTTCTACATATCTTATTTATTATTAAGAATAACACTATATAAATTagttaattgaattaaaattttagggAAATAAGCTATCAACAATAAGAAATGTTACTTGAATTTATCTTGATGTCTGTTAAAGCAGGATACTCATTGGCATGAATGACACCAATGACATGAGAGATTTCCTGATCTGACTAGTATCAAGGTGTGATAATTTGTAGAGTATGAGTGTTGTTCTCTTTGTCACAAGATTtcaaataatatcacttatacaTTTGTTACAATTTTAATTTTTGCAACGTTTTGGAATCCCACTGGATTAATTAGAGAAAAATTTGACAGTAGGATAAAATTGTTACAATTGTATGAAATTATTGCAACTTAAAGTTGATGATAAAATTGTTACCACAGCTAATTaatttgctatttttttttcctaGTTTTATATTGTAATGCCCTCATTGTTATTGTTACACTGAAGAAAGAGGATGTCTGTTTCCTCCTAtgcaatataatttaatttatcttTGGTGCTCAACCTGCACATCAACTTAATATACAGACTTCTTCTCAGTTTTTGTTCGTAAATGATGATTTCCTGTGAGACTCACTGAACAACAGGTCCTAAGAACATTTATATTATTTCCCTTTGTATATGCAGGTGGTTTGCCAAGAGGTTTCTTCATCCAGATGTTGTATCTGTCTATGACTACATCTTTTTATGGGATGAAGACCTAGGAGTGGATAATTTCCACCTTGATAGGTAAATTAAGCTCCATATTTCTTGATGGAATTAAAGCAGGATTTAAGTTTTTCAGTTTGTTAGATTATTCTAAACATTAAAGTTTTGGTATTCACGAGATGATTTTTTGTTCTAGCCATCGGTCCAACCTTGTATTACCATTCTGATAGCTTGAACCTCAGAAAAATGAATGAACTACACTTGAATAGGGTTGTATATTAATACCACTGGCAACCAAGTTGTCAAAGGCAAACTAAGGCATACTCCCACTGATGCCAAGCGATCTCACCGCAAAGTTAAATTttctaaaaggaaaaaaaaattcaatcaaaCAGTAGCTAATAGGATATGCAATAGGTGGAAAAGTGGATTAGGTTATTCGAGATGCTAGAGAATTCTCTCTAGCTGACTTTTCTTTATGGTGGTTCTTGATCTCGCATTGCAGATAACTACTTGAAAATGAAGTTGCATGCATATAATCTAAGATTATAGTTCAAGTAGAATTTGACAATTCGTAGAAGAATACAGTAGACTGACTATTGATCGTTTGTTGGCTTTTTAATGTATATCTACTATTTGTTGTCAGCTTTTAGATTCTTCTGTTTCTGGTGTATTTTGAAACCTAAGAAACGCTGATTGCTACTCCTATTCAAATTTTCTTCTACATGTTTTTTCCTTGCAGAAGACAATGCATTTACTTATCCTCTTCATTGCTTATGCAGGTACTTGCATTTAATGTCTTCTGAAGGTCTGGAAATATCTCAACCAGCTTTGGATCCTCGTCGCTCGGTTGATATACACCACCGGATTACAGTCCGAAATAGAATGACAAAGGTTCACAGGTTATTTATACAGTGATCTACCTTATTTTTTTAAGAGACTTCATTGTTGTGGTTGcagtatcattttttttttccctttttgcaTAGACGGGTTTACGACCATCGTGGAAGTCTAAAGTGCTCTGATGAAAGCCAGGGACCTCCATGCACCGGGTAATCTATGTGTCATGGGCATCATAATGTTTGTTACATACTCAAAATCTGAACTCATCAACTGCAGCTTTGTGTTGTACCTTTTCCTAGTTCCTTTAGATTCCATTCTGGTGATGAAGTTTGCTGCATTCcatatttctttttcaaaaactCAAAGAGGTTCTCATATTTAACATACAAGCATTTTCTCTTACTGAAATTGTGGTGTGGTTCTTATTTTCCTCATGCCTTTGATTCTAGGGAGATGAAGTTGCTGCAATAAGTAATGAACATAATCTCCTCATATATCATTTCAATCTCCCAAAATGAATACTTGTTACATGTTATGCTAACAAGTAACAATAAGAAAGATAGTGCTTTGGTTAGAATTAGAATAAAGTGGTTGGTACCTTGTGTTTTTTAAAGttaaggttgattttttcatagTGAGAAAGATATATGTGTTGTCAACTTTCTTTGCAATAagataaagtttaaattaaactcaACTTAGAATAATAGAATTTTAATGTCGAGCAACTTGACTAAAGGATAATTTCAGCTATCTAAAAGATATATTAACTTTGTTTCAAGAAGGCTTGGTATCATTTGTGTGCATTTGTATTTAGGATTCTATATGCACTGACATGGTAACATTGATATTGCTGTGTGTTACAAACTTTGTTATCCGTGATTCCCTTGGTTATAAAGATATAGCCATTTTGCAATGAGGAATCCTGCACAAATGTGAACTTGAGTGGTTGTCTTTGATGGAGATTTCCAATTAAGGTGATTAGTTTATGCATTTAATTGTATCATATTATATGTGATGCTTcttgaaaaatattgaaattatatGAATCAAGAAACTAACTTGCATTATTGTTAATCGAATGATCAAATGTTCTATGCAACAATTTAGGCACCTACCTGTGCCATCCGAAATGAATGATTTTAACTGTTTAGGCACGGGACCGACACCAATACCTTTTTGGCACTAGCAAAGCCATGAGGGGAAGTGGCCTCGCGAAGACATTCGTGAGGTTGCCACAACCTCGCTTAGCCATggcctgatttttttttttctttttcttttaaatttactttttgaggttaggttcttttcttttattttatcattTAGGATATTTATAGGGTTTAGAGTGTTAATTTTTCCCTTtttcattattttaattttttgagaaTTAATGCTTTTTCCTCCGATAATTTCTATCTCTTTCGTGGTTTTCTTTTGCTCCATCTATTCACAAAATAAAAAACAAGGACTAAGGGTTGTTACATTGATCAAAATCTCTGTATGGATGAAAGTGGAGACAAATTATTAGAAAAAACATCTATAACAATCAAATACtaataaaaatatgttttaattaatatattttatatttaaaaaagtatTGATATTGTATTGGCATGACGTGATATGGTATCAAAACAATATCTTCTAGTCATAAATTGAAAATTCAGCACGACTCAACTTTTTTGACCTTGGCTCTATGTAAACCTATACCTATACTTCTGCATTGTCCAACAATGTATTGTGCATGAAAGAATATAATATCCTAAGGATTGTAAGGAATTTCAGGGAGTACCATCACCATGTTAACTGAATCTTAGTATATGAATCATAAGTGATGCGGTAGAAATCCACTGCTAAGGTTGGATGTAGAACTGGCAGATAATGACACAGAGGCTGGGTGATGTAGATGCTATTAAGGCGGAGGGTGTCCCACAAAAGTCGAAGATGCCCTACCTGTGCACATTAGAAAAAGCGTTAGAGGGCTCCAAAGTTGTCCGACAAAACCCCTCCGATGCTTAAGAGGCGGAGGGAGAAGAGAAAAAATACTAGTGTGTGAATTGCGATCATGTTTTCCTGTAAATATACATGGGTTTTTATAGGCGGAGGTAGATGAGAGACCATAGCTAGGGATGAGCCATATCTGCTAGGGATCATGTTGCTGTATAGTCTTGGCCTACAATGATTGGAATAGGGGCCATTGTCTAGACAAAATGGAAGGTCATACTAATCATGACCAAAGCACCCTCAAGAACTCAGAGCAGAGTTTGGGGAAATCGGAGAGGAGCTCGACAGAGGAGAAGTTGGAGAGTTTTGAGATCTTGGGGAGTCTCATGCATTTGGAGGGGAGACTCGGGGAGTTCTAAGTAGTCAAAGGAGAGCTCAGGTAGCTTGACAGATGCCATCCACTCGATTCTCAAACATTCCGACTTGCTGACCTGGTCTGTATGGTTGGTCCTTGAACTAGAGATCTTCAGATACATAAACAGTTGACCTAGAATAAAGCCACGTAGGCATGGCTGAGCTGGAGCAAGATCCATATCCAATATCAATAAACCATTTAATTTGCAAGTTAAAACTGTTTTTCCATTCATAACCACTTCCCTTgttaaattatctttaattaGAAATAGgaaaacttttcttttagaaCACTCTTTACATGTGAATGTTCTTGCCTGTAAAAGTCAAGTAAAATACTTTTGGATTACTAACCTATTCCATGCTCCTCTTCTTTTGTAATAATTACTCCCTCTCATATTTATTCTTGGAAATAAGCACCATGATTGCGAATTGCTCTTTTAGGAAGATTGGTAACTTGCCCAGGCGTAGAGAATCTTGGGTTGTTCTCAAGTTGAGTTTGTACTATACTTATTTGGTTATCCTATGCATGTCAGATGGATAGAAGGGATGGCTCCTGTCTTTTCTCGAGCTGCATGGAAATGTGTGTGGCATCTCATTCAGGTAATACATTCACATTTTGATTTGGACTTAGATACTATGGTCATTTTGTTTGCATTATGTCTATAAGACAACTGCCGgccccacttagtgggataaggcttgattgttgttgttattgtatgTCTAAAAGACAATCCCcggcttttttttttaaaatatatttttaactaTATACTAACAAAACTTTTGAGATGTCAGACATAGAAAGTTGTTCAATATAAGTCTGTTTCGACTGTTCTTTATTGAAATTTCAATGGATCCTAGGCATTTATAAGAATACCTCTCCACCAAACATAGCTGGGAATTCCATGTAGTCTTGGTGATTCAAATTCCCTTAATTTGATTACATTTAAAGATGGTCTATCATGTTTTTCAATACCTTTAAAGAAATCACAAAATTATCTAAAATTTTCATTTGAGTGTTATGTGGCCTGCCTAATTTTTCAGCATCCCTTGTCTTTGTAATATGGACCTTTCACATAAAATTTGCCTTATTGACCTATATTGTCTTCTTTATGGTCATCCACGCCAGGAGATTTTTGAATACTTCCGTAATCaatattatcaagaaaaatatcttttttaaaacaaaatactAATTGAAAGGTTGATTTTCCTCTTGAATCTATTGTTGATTTTTTGCTGTGTTGAAAATAATGTAATGGAAAAAAGATTAGTAGAAAGGTTAATTGAGTTGTTAATTGTCTTATTAGATGTGGTCCTACCTCTGTGCTATTTTTATACTTTTTTTCCCAATTATTTGGCATCATGGTTGATACTTGAAGACAAGTCACTTCTAAGATCTGTAGCATGTATTGAAGTATTATTTGTTCTGACAGAATGATTTGGTACATGGGTGGGGTTTGGACATGAAGCTGGGTTATTGTGCTCAGGTAAATGAACAGAGAGTGGTTTCTTCTTTACTTCACTAGTTGACTAATCATTTCATACTTCATTTTCTTTAATGTATGAACAAGTTAGTTCCTTAATTATTTACGGATCTGTTTGTTTGAATAAATTAACTACTCAACCTGTATTCTTTCATTTTGATGCAGAACTATGAGATGGAGTTTACTGAGGTTCTGACTCTAAAATGATCTTAGTTGATTTGATTTATGAATTTCAGGGTGACCGAACCAAGAAAGTTGGGGTAATTGACACCGAGTTCATTGTTCA from Zingiber officinale cultivar Zhangliang chromosome 4A, Zo_v1.1, whole genome shotgun sequence includes the following:
- the LOC121969875 gene encoding uncharacterized protein LOC121969875 isoform X1, whose protein sequence is MKRRTSLGLVALFTALALVVTINLEFERIKVDAQRAQPVVASKGSWRSVLQGLPHGIVESSSDLEFKSLWQSSSSGSRIAVENTNHSYSTLLAMAVGISQKKNVDATVRRFLLGNCSIILFHYDGNTDGWCDLEWNDKALHIVARNQTKWWFAKRFLHPDVVSVYDYIFLWDEDLGVDNFHLDRYLHLMSSEGLEISQPALDPRRSVDIHHRITVRNRMTKVHRRVYDHRGSLKCSDESQGPPCTGWIEGMAPVFSRAAWKCVWHLIQNDLVHGWGLDMKLGYCAQGDRTKKVGVIDTEFIVHKGIPTLGGSSKVKNPRSLDLRTHIRRQSTSELETFKARWNKAVKEDREWEHRVRNLTKRKK
- the LOC121969875 gene encoding uncharacterized protein LOC121969875 isoform X2, producing the protein MKRRTSLGLVALFTALALVVTINLEFERIKVDAQRAQPVVASKGSWRSVLQGLPHGIVESSSDLEFKSLWQSSSSGSRIAVENTNHSYSTLLAMAVGISQKKNVDATVRRFLLGNCSIILFHYDGNTDGWCDLEWNDKALHIVARNQTKWWFAKRFLHPDVVSVYDYIFLWDEDLGVDNFHLDRYLHLMSSEGLEISQPALDPRRSVDIHHRITVRNRMTKVHRRVYDHRGSLKCSDESQGPPCTGWIEGMAPVFSRAAWKCVWHLIQNDLVHGWGLDMKLGYCAQGDRTKKVGVIDTEFIVHKGIPTLGGSSKKLGHSRWKIVKYEHSE